A genomic stretch from Tamandua tetradactyla isolate mTamTet1 chromosome 15, mTamTet1.pri, whole genome shotgun sequence includes:
- the TFDP2 gene encoding transcription factor Dp-2 isoform X6, which produces MVTHTHVAGPGWAPGDRKRTREFIDSDFSESKRSKKGDKNGKGLRHFSMKVCEKVQRKGTTSYNEVADELVAEFTNSNNHLAADSQAYDQKNIRRRVYDALNVLMAMNIISKEKKEIKWIGLPTNSAQECQNLEVERQRRMERIKQKRAQLQELLLQQIAFKNLVQRNRQNEQQNQGPPALNSTIQLPFIIINTSRKTVIDCSISSDKFEYLFNFDNAFEIHDDVEVLKRMGMAFGLESGRCSPEDLKRAKSLVPKALEGYIADISTGPTWLNQGLLLNSPQSASDPGLATGASFSQSSVNHGLRLDAEVALATGQLRAPHSRRPSSAGSHCPGSRGQTPCSLHDDDDEDDDDSSSPE; this is translated from the exons taaaCGAAGcaaaaaaggagataaaaatggaaaaggctTGAGGCATTTTTCAATGAAAGTGTGTGAGAAAGTTCAGCGGAAAGGAACAACATCATATAATGAAGTAGCTGATGAGCTGGTAGCAGAGTTCACCAATTCAAATAACCATTTAGCAGCTGATTCG cAGGCTTATGATCAGAAGAACATTAGGAGAAGAGTTTATGATGCTTTAAATGTGTTAATGGCAATGAAcataatttcaaaggaaaaaaaagaaatcaagtggATTGGCCTGCCTACTAACTCTGCTCAGGAATGTCAAAACTTGGAG GTGGAGAGGCAGAGGCGGATGGAGCGGATAAAGCAGAAGCGGGCTCAGCTGCAAGAGCTTCTCCTGCAG CAAATTGCTTTCAAGAACCTGGTGCAGAGGAATCGGCAAAATGAGCAGCAAAACCAGGGTCCTCCAGCTCTCAACTCCACCATCCAGCTGCCATTTATCATCATCAACACCAGCCGGAAAACCGTCATTGACTGCAGCATCTCCAGCGACAA GTTTGAATATCTCTTTAATTTTGACAACGCCTTTGAGATCCATGACGACGTGGAAGTACTGAAGCGGATGGGAATGGCCTTTGGCCTGGAGTCAGGCAGGTGCTCTCCGGAGGATCTCAAACGTGCCAAGTCCCTGGTACCGAAGGCTCTGGAAGGTTACATCGCAG ACATCTCCACCGGACCCACTTGGCTAAACCAGGGGCTGCTCCTGAACTCCCCACAGTCAGCTTCGGATCCGGGCCTGGCCACGGGTGCCAGCTTCTCCCAGTCCAG TGTGAACCACGGGCTGCGCTTGGACGCGGAAGTGGCCTTAGCGACCGGGCAGCTCCGGGCCCCGCACAGCCGCCGGCCCAGCAGCGCGGGCTCCCACTGCCCCGGGTCCCGCGGGCAGACGCCATGCTCGCTCCATGACGACGACGACGAGGATGACGACGACTCGTCCTCCCCGGAATAA